The following coding sequences lie in one Arachis stenosperma cultivar V10309 chromosome 5, arast.V10309.gnm1.PFL2, whole genome shotgun sequence genomic window:
- the LOC130980273 gene encoding peroxisomal fatty acid beta-oxidation multifunctional protein AIM1 translates to MGSSVKVDFEVGNDGVAVITMCNPPVNALAIPIIMGLKERFQEVAKRNDVKAVVLTGKGGRFSGGFDISVMQKVHQTGDASILPDVSVELLVNLIEDSKKPVVAAVQGLALGGGLELALGCHARIAAPGSQLGLPELTLGIIPGFGGTQRLPRLVGLPKAIDMMLKSKPIKSEEGKKLGLIDEIVSPEELLSVSRQWALEIGERRKPWIRTLHRTDKIGSLSEAREVLKTARQHVKKTAPHLPQQQACLDVIEHGIVHGGYSGVLREAEVFKQLVLSDTAKGLIHVFFAQRAISKVPGVTDIGLKPRNLKKVAVIGGGLMGSGIATALILSNIHVILKEVNSQYLEKGIKTIEGNVRGLVTRGKLAKNKADGALLLLKGVLDYSEFKDVDMVIEAVIENVNLKQTIFSDLEKICPPHCILATNTSTIDLNVIGAKTRSEDRIVGAHFFSPAHIMPLLEIVRTKKTSAQVILDLITVGKIINKSPVVVGNCTGFAVNRTFFPYTQGAHLLVSLGVDIFRVDRLISSFGLPMGPFQLQDLAGYGVAVAVSKEFQGSFRGRTYKSPLLDLMIKSGRNGKNNGKGYYIYEKGSKPKPDLSILPIVEESRRLANIMPGGKPISITDQEIVEMILFPVVNEACRVLDEGIVIRASDLDIACVLGMSFPNYRGGVVFWADLVGAKHVYNSLKKWSELYGNFYKPSRYLEERAIQGIPLSAPASATPRSKARL, encoded by the exons ATGGGTTCTTCCGTGAAGGTTGATTTTGAGGTTGGGAATGATGGGGTTGCTGTCATCACTATGTGCAACCCTCCCGTTAATGCCTTGGCTATTCCAA TCATTATGGGGTTGAAAGAGAGATTTCAGGAGGTAGCTAAAAGGAATGATGTCAAAGCTGTAGTTTTGACTG GCAAAGGTGGAAGATTTTCTGGTGGGTTTGACATCAGTGTTATGCAGAAGGTTCACCAAACTG GTGATGCTTCAATTCTCCCTGATGTCTCTGTGGAACTGTTGGTCAACTTAATTGAAG ATTCGAAGAAGCCTGTTGTTGCGGCAGTACAAGGGCTCGCTCTTGGAGGTGGCTTAGAGCTTGCCCTG GGATGCCACGCCCGCATTGCTGCTCCAGGAAGTCAACTGGGACTGCCAGAGCTGACACTTGGAATCATTCCAGGATTTGGAG GCACACAACGTCTTCCCAGGCTTGTTGGGCTTCCTAAAGCTATTGACATGATGCTG AAATCGAAGCCAATAAAGtcagaagaagggaagaaactAGGACTTATCGATGAAATTGTGTCTCCTGAGGAGTTACTCAGCGTTTCCCGACAGTGGGCACTTGAGATTGGAGAGAGGCGTAAGCCTTGGATTCGAACACTTCATAGGACTGATAAAATTGGTTCCTTGTCTGAAGCACGTGAGGTGTTGAAAACTGCCAGACAACATGTCAAGAAGACTGCACCGCATTTGCCTCAGCAGCAAGCATGCTTAGATGTGATTGAGCATGGAATTGTCCATGGAGGCTATAGTGGAGTTCTAAGG GAAGCAGAAGTATTCAAGCAACTAGTCCTATCAGACACCGCAAAAGGATTAATTCATGTCTTCTTTGCTCAGCGTGCAATATCAAAG GTGCCTGGTGTAACTGATATTGGGCTTAAGCCgagaaatttgaaaaaggtTGCCGTTATTGGGGGAGGTCTAATGGGTTCTGGAATTGCTACCGCTCTCATTCTAAGCAACATTCATGTTATACTCAAGGAAGTCAATTCTCAATATCTTGAGAAGGGGATAAAAACGATTGAAG GTAATGTTCGAGGCTTAGTAACAAGGGGAAAGTTGGCAAAAAATAAGGCCGATGGAGCATTGTTGCTGCTTAAAGGTGTTCTCGATTACTCAGAATTTAAAGATGTGGACATGGTCATTGAG GCTGTAATTGAAAATGTTAATCTTAAACAAACTATATTTAGTGATCTTGAGAAGATATGCCCTCCTCATTGCATCTTGGCAACAAACACTTCGACTATTGATCTTAATGTCATTGGTGCTAAGACTAGATCTGAAGATCGCATTGTGGGGGCTCATTTTTTCAG TCCTGCTCATATTATGCCTCTGTTGGAGATTGTACGGACCAAGAAAACTTctgctcaagttattcttgatcTTATCACTGTTGGTAAAATCATAAATAAGTCTCCGGTTGTCGTGGGCAACTGCACTGGCTTTGCAGTGAACAGAACATTTTTCCCATATACACAAGGTGCCCATTTATTGGTCAGTCTGGGCGTGGATATCTTCAGGGTCGATAGATTGATAAGCAGTTTCGGCCTTCCCATGGGTCCTTTCCA GCTTCAGGACTTGGCTGGCTATGGAGTAGCTGTAGCCGTTTCCAAAGAATTTCAGGGTTCATTTCGTGGTCGCACATATAAATCTCCACTGCTTGATCTTATGATCAAAAGTGGGAGAAATG GCAAAAACAATGGAAAAGGATACTACATTTATGAAAAGGGTAGCAAGCCAAAACCCGATCTTTCAATACTACCAATTGTTGAAGAGTCGAGAAGACTTGCCAATATTATGCCTGGTGGAAAG CCTATATCTATTACTGACCAGGAGATTGTAGAGATGATCCTCTTTCCAGTAGTGAACGAGGCATGCCGTGTTTTAGATGAAGGAATAGTTATTCGAGCATCAGACCTTGACATTGCTTGTGTTCTTGGGATGAGCTTCCCAAATTACAG GGGTGGCGTTGTTTTCTGGGCGGACTTGGTTGGGGCCAAGCATGTATATAACAGCCTAAAGAAATGGTCAGAATTATATGGTAACTTCTATAAGCCATCAAGGTATCTGGAGGAAAGGGCAATTCAGGGCATTCCTTTG AGTGCACCTGCTTCAGCTACTCCAAGATCAAAGGCACGTCTATGA